The following proteins are encoded in a genomic region of Longimicrobiales bacterium:
- a CDS encoding amidase, whose protein sequence is MQSTPIHFMTIREQADLLSSGEITSVELTRHFLDRADELDPPPFELPSEPRSDHDGMLSTMVTIAREHALEAAERADDELRAGRRRSILHGIPYGVKDLLDTDGIRTTWGSRIFHDRVPTRNAAVIDRLAASGAVLMAKMSLGEFAGGNTSSALNPWKLDRTSFGSSSGTVAAAVAGLIGFGIGTETGGSIVFPASSVGASGLRPTFSRVSRFGCMPLSWSLDKIGPVGRSAEDCGYVLEQINGFDARDNSSSDRPFAFRADPGSMRGRRLGVHRREFLLTQSDHNRQVFQEALDVWASMGVTVEDIDLPLYPTGPLFSTIVTVESGTIFEPLFADGSAAGMFSFNEERAAGWMAGRMMSASDYLTAQRIRSQLTRESDEILSRYDAVIAPTWPNGAGLREVSDGWPIPARHEWEPPSDFDVGTPRLNYIANLVGHPGLNIPCGFDPDGMPLCLQIVASPFDDQATLDFGMSFQNETDWHLRRPEYPWRT, encoded by the coding sequence ATTCACTTCATGACGATTCGGGAGCAGGCGGACCTTCTCTCCTCGGGTGAGATCACCTCCGTCGAGTTGACGCGACACTTTCTGGACCGCGCCGACGAGCTCGACCCCCCTCCCTTCGAGCTTCCGAGCGAACCCCGCTCCGATCACGACGGGATGCTCTCGACCATGGTGACGATCGCGCGTGAGCACGCGCTCGAAGCCGCCGAGCGTGCCGACGACGAACTCCGTGCAGGCCGGCGACGCAGCATCCTCCACGGGATTCCCTACGGCGTGAAGGATCTACTCGACACCGACGGCATCCGCACGACGTGGGGATCGAGGATCTTCCACGACCGTGTTCCGACGCGGAACGCGGCGGTCATCGACCGGTTGGCCGCGTCCGGGGCGGTCCTGATGGCGAAGATGTCACTCGGCGAGTTCGCCGGGGGCAACACCAGCTCGGCACTGAATCCATGGAAGCTGGATCGCACCAGCTTCGGGTCGTCGAGCGGTACCGTCGCGGCTGCGGTCGCGGGACTGATCGGTTTCGGGATCGGGACGGAGACCGGCGGGTCCATCGTCTTCCCGGCCTCCTCGGTCGGGGCCTCCGGACTCCGGCCCACCTTCAGCCGCGTGAGTCGATTCGGATGCATGCCGCTTTCCTGGAGTCTGGACAAGATCGGGCCGGTGGGTCGGTCGGCGGAGGATTGTGGATACGTCCTCGAGCAGATCAACGGCTTTGATGCGCGCGACAATTCGTCGAGCGATCGTCCCTTCGCGTTCCGGGCCGATCCCGGATCAATGAGGGGCCGGCGGCTCGGTGTTCACCGGCGCGAGTTCCTGCTGACGCAATCCGACCACAACCGTCAGGTCTTCCAGGAAGCACTCGACGTGTGGGCGTCGATGGGGGTGACCGTGGAGGACATCGATCTGCCCCTGTACCCGACCGGCCCCCTATTCTCCACGATCGTGACGGTCGAGAGCGGAACCATCTTCGAGCCACTCTTCGCCGACGGCAGCGCCGCCGGAATGTTCTCGTTCAACGAGGAACGGGCTGCCGGGTGGATGGCCGGACGGATGATGTCCGCGTCGGACTACCTGACCGCACAGCGGATTCGAAGCCAGCTCACCCGTGAATCCGACGAGATCCTCTCACGGTACGATGCGGTCATCGCCCCGACCTGGCCGAATGGAGCCGGCCTGCGGGAAGTGAGCGACGGCTGGCCGATTCCTGCCCGTCACGAATGGGAGCCCCCGAGCGACTTCGACGTCGGCACACCGCGGCTCAACTACATCGCCAATCTGGTGGGGCACCCCGGCCTGAACATCCCGTGTGGCTTCGATCCAGACGGGATGCCGCTGTGCCTACAGATCGTCGCCTCACCCTTCGACGATCAGGCTACGCTCGACTTCGGCATGTCCTTCCAGAACGAGACGGACTGGCACCTCAGGAGACCGGAGTACCCCTGGCGGACGTAG